In a single window of the Flavobacterium sp. W4I14 genome:
- a CDS encoding hexosaminidase (product_source=KO:K12373; cath_funfam=3.20.20.80,3.30.379.10; cleavage_site_network=SignalP-noTM; cog=COG3525; ko=KO:K12373; pfam=PF00728,PF02838; superfamily=51445,55545): MKKFIFLFLSIISFKLSAQEVNIIPQPVSIITGKNTEKFIIDQNTEIISNDSLSNSALFLQNYIQQFYNIKLRINPNSTSKKNIIKLEIISRLLKNVNEYELISNNYQTIVYACSENGLFYGIQTLIQLIPETKSQLLQIPAVSIIDYPRFDYRGMHLDVSRHFFDVAFVKQYIDYLALHKMNYFHWHLTDDHGWRIEIKKYPKLTEIGAWRNGSIIGLWPGQGNEHIKYQVLPAEVKITPKDAVIKTDGIRHGGYYTQEQIKDVVDYAAKRYITIIPEVEMPAHSMALLAAYPELGTEPGKKYEVAQTWGMMNKYNNVLQASDTTFKFLENVLTEVMALFPSQYIHIGGDEASKVWWKQSAVSQQIMKANGLKNESELQSYFIRRMEKFVNSKGKTIIGWNEILQGGLAPNAVVMSWQGEKGGIDAAKQNHKAIMTPEDKMYFNHKQFVKEDSLAANKFSPLIDVYNYEPIPAELSAEQAKYIWGAQGCLWSEYITNPAKVQYLLFPRLDALSEILWSPKEKRNYPDFQKRLKTQFKRYDLMGITYSKRYLEN, from the coding sequence ATGAAGAAATTTATCTTTTTGTTTTTATCAATTATTTCGTTCAAACTTTCGGCACAGGAAGTAAACATCATCCCACAACCTGTAAGCATTATAACAGGAAAAAATACGGAAAAATTTATCATTGATCAAAACACAGAAATTATTTCAAATGATTCTTTATCTAACTCGGCTTTATTTCTACAAAATTATATTCAACAATTTTATAATATAAAACTTCGAATTAACCCTAATTCTACGAGCAAAAAAAACATCATCAAATTAGAAATAATTAGTCGGTTATTAAAAAACGTAAACGAATACGAGCTGATAAGCAACAACTATCAAACAATAGTTTATGCATGTTCAGAAAACGGACTTTTTTACGGTATTCAAACATTAATTCAGTTAATACCTGAGACAAAATCTCAATTATTACAAATCCCGGCTGTTTCTATTATAGACTACCCCCGCTTCGATTATCGAGGCATGCATCTGGATGTAAGTCGCCATTTTTTTGATGTAGCCTTTGTAAAACAGTACATCGATTATTTAGCGCTCCATAAAATGAATTATTTCCATTGGCATTTAACCGATGACCATGGCTGGCGGATCGAAATCAAAAAATATCCCAAGCTTACTGAAATCGGTGCATGGAGAAATGGTAGCATTATTGGCTTATGGCCCGGACAAGGAAACGAGCATATAAAATATCAGGTTTTGCCAGCAGAAGTAAAAATTACGCCTAAAGATGCTGTCATTAAAACCGATGGTATTCGCCACGGTGGTTATTACACGCAAGAACAGATTAAAGATGTGGTTGATTATGCTGCTAAACGTTACATTACCATTATTCCTGAAGTTGAAATGCCTGCACACAGCATGGCTCTACTTGCAGCATACCCAGAATTAGGCACTGAGCCAGGCAAAAAATACGAAGTTGCACAAACCTGGGGAATGATGAACAAATACAACAATGTACTTCAGGCTTCTGATACGACTTTTAAATTTTTGGAAAATGTATTAACTGAAGTAATGGCTTTGTTTCCCTCGCAATACATCCATATTGGTGGTGATGAAGCCTCGAAAGTGTGGTGGAAACAATCTGCCGTTTCACAACAGATTATGAAAGCCAATGGCTTAAAAAATGAAAGTGAATTACAGAGTTATTTCATCCGTAGGATGGAGAAATTTGTAAACAGCAAAGGAAAAACCATTATCGGTTGGAACGAAATTTTACAGGGTGGTTTAGCCCCTAATGCGGTTGTAATGAGCTGGCAAGGCGAAAAAGGTGGTATAGATGCGGCAAAACAAAACCACAAAGCCATTATGACACCCGAAGATAAGATGTACTTTAACCATAAACAGTTTGTAAAAGAAGATAGTCTGGCAGCAAATAAATTTTCGCCATTGATTGATGTTTACAATTATGAACCTATACCGGCTGAATTAAGTGCCGAGCAGGCTAAATACATTTGGGGCGCACAGGGCTGTTTATGGAGTGAGTACATTACCAATCCGGCAAAAGTACAATACCTGCTTTTTCCAAGATTAGATGCGTTGAGCGAAATTTTGTGGAGTCCAAAAGAAAAACGGAATTATCCAGATTTTCAAAAAAGGCTAAAAACACAGTTTAAACGCTACGATTTAATGGGAATAACCTACTCCAAAAGGTACTTAGAAAATTAA